Proteins encoded within one genomic window of Lysinibacillus sphaericus:
- a CDS encoding nucleotidyltransferase, translated as MKAVGIVVEYNPFHNGHAYHLEQAKKVAQADIAIAVMSGTFLQRGEPAMVDKWTRTKMALASGVDIVIELPYVYSTAPATDFAKGAISLLSAIRCDAFAFGSEDGSIQPFLNTYQLISQHRTEYNSLIKESVQTGVSYPKSLHYAYEQLSQKFPAPYIDLAQPNNILGFHYIEAAMMLGSKIKPLTIPRIAAGYHDALQEGASIASATGIRKALASTGSLQSVQEVLPDASFHYLQDWILQYKKFASWEAFWPLLQFTLIRHSASELTRYAEVTEGIEHALLKAAKTSNSFSSFMEKIKSKRYTWTRLQRMLTHIYTGFTKEQLKSFQAPSTIRLLGMSTKGQAYLGVHKKDFTLPLISRVASTNDAMLAVDIHAAEVYSSSIELGAQQATLPKDYQMPPIRF; from the coding sequence GTGAAAGCAGTCGGCATTGTTGTTGAATACAATCCTTTTCATAATGGACATGCTTATCATTTGGAACAGGCAAAAAAAGTAGCGCAAGCGGATATAGCAATCGCTGTGATGAGCGGGACATTTTTGCAGCGCGGTGAACCGGCCATGGTAGATAAATGGACACGTACAAAAATGGCACTCGCTAGCGGTGTGGATATTGTTATTGAGCTACCGTATGTCTATAGTACCGCACCTGCAACTGATTTCGCAAAGGGGGCGATTTCATTATTGTCGGCAATCCGCTGTGATGCATTTGCCTTTGGTAGTGAAGATGGTTCCATTCAGCCCTTTTTGAACACCTATCAGTTAATTTCGCAACACCGTACTGAATACAACTCGCTTATTAAAGAAAGTGTGCAAACAGGTGTTAGCTATCCTAAAAGCTTACATTACGCCTATGAACAGCTTTCTCAAAAGTTCCCTGCACCATACATTGATTTAGCACAACCGAACAACATACTCGGATTCCATTATATTGAAGCAGCTATGATGTTAGGGAGCAAAATTAAGCCTTTAACCATTCCTCGTATAGCAGCAGGATATCACGATGCACTACAGGAAGGGGCATCGATAGCAAGCGCAACTGGAATTCGCAAAGCGCTCGCTTCGACAGGATCTTTACAAAGTGTGCAAGAAGTACTGCCGGATGCATCTTTTCATTATTTACAAGATTGGATTTTACAATACAAGAAATTCGCTAGTTGGGAGGCTTTTTGGCCGCTCCTACAGTTTACCCTTATAAGACATAGTGCAAGCGAGTTAACACGCTATGCAGAAGTTACAGAAGGTATTGAACATGCGCTACTAAAAGCAGCTAAAACAAGTAACTCCTTTAGTAGTTTTATGGAGAAAATTAAATCTAAACGCTATACATGGACACGTCTACAACGCATGCTAACACATATTTATACTGGTTTTACAAAAGAGCAGCTAAAAAGCTTTCAAGCGCCTTCAACAATTCGCTTACTCGGTATGAGTACAAAAGGGCAAGCTTACTTAGGCGTACATAAAAAGGATTTCACATTGCCTTTAATAAGCCGAGTTGCCTCTACGAATGATGCGATGCTAGCAGTAGATATACATGCTGCTGAAGTTTATAGTTCTAGTATTGAACTAGGCGCACAGCAGGCTACATTACCAAAAGATTATCAAATGCCGCCGATACGATTTTAA